The following proteins come from a genomic window of Mariniflexile sp. TRM1-10:
- a CDS encoding WD40/YVTN/BNR-like repeat-containing protein, translating into MKRIVFVLIAVVLFSCNGKKKESIGNFSKVDIETILQDSLLSIRAIEILDDNSLAFAANTGAFGLYNPLKSSWTISKQAFDSLDLQFRAVAHTATDFFMISIESPAVLYKTGDSGQMEIVYKEDHPKAFYDAMKFWNDQEGIAIGDPTDDCMSIIITRNGGETWKKLSCDKLPKAKEGEAAFAASNTNIAIVGNHTWVATGGKVSSILYSPDKGNTWEVFSTPIVQGLETTGIYSIDFYDDLNGFAMGGDYTKPEDNMANKIKTVDGGKTWQVVAQNQNPGYRSCVQYIPNRAGKELVAIGFKGIDYSNDSGNSWKHLSDEGFYTIRFLNDSIAYAAGAGRISKLNFRE; encoded by the coding sequence ATGAAGCGTATTGTATTTGTATTGATAGCTGTCGTTTTATTTTCGTGTAACGGAAAGAAAAAAGAAAGCATTGGAAACTTTAGTAAAGTAGACATAGAAACTATTTTACAAGATTCGTTATTAAGTATTCGAGCTATTGAAATATTAGATGATAACAGTTTAGCTTTTGCTGCCAATACTGGTGCTTTTGGACTTTATAACCCATTGAAATCGAGTTGGACAATTTCAAAGCAAGCGTTTGATAGTTTAGATCTGCAATTTAGAGCCGTGGCACATACAGCAACCGATTTTTTTATGATAAGTATTGAAAGTCCTGCTGTTTTATATAAAACAGGTGATTCTGGACAGATGGAAATAGTTTATAAAGAAGACCACCCAAAAGCGTTTTACGATGCTATGAAATTTTGGAATGACCAAGAGGGCATTGCTATTGGCGATCCTACCGATGATTGTATGAGCATTATTATTACAAGAAATGGGGGAGAAACTTGGAAGAAGCTTTCTTGCGATAAGTTGCCAAAAGCTAAAGAAGGCGAAGCCGCTTTTGCTGCCAGTAATACCAATATTGCTATAGTTGGTAACCATACATGGGTGGCAACCGGTGGTAAAGTAAGCAGCATCTTATATTCGCCAGATAAAGGCAACACTTGGGAAGTGTTTAGCACGCCCATTGTACAAGGTTTAGAAACGACGGGCATCTATTCCATCGATTTTTATGATGATTTAAACGGTTTTGCCATGGGTGGTGATTACACTAAGCCTGAAGACAATATGGCTAATAAAATAAAGACTGTCGATGGAGGCAAAACATGGCAAGTGGTGGCGCAAAACCAAAACCCAGGTTATAGAAGTTGTGTGCAATACATACCAAATAGGGCAGGAAAGGAGCTTGTTGCTATTGGTTTTAAAGGTATTGATTATAGTAATGATTCTGGAAATTCATGGAAACACTTAAGCGATGAAGGGTTTTATACCATTCGCTTTTTAAATGATAG
- a CDS encoding AlbA family DNA-binding domain-containing protein, whose amino-acid sequence MDLDKINSYIENKIEENLNLDYKASGSLQRNDKKTNEISKDVSAFANSDGGIIIYGIKEDKINRHLPESVDPINRKEITKEWLEQIIQSKIRPRINGIKIHSVTVNEQLDEVIYVVEIPKSNTAHQANDRKYYKRFNFNSEPMYDYEIKDILNRTKSPIIDLELEITKRTYEVTKPNYGMPSFTIGDRGMFQKAEPTKEYKTNYTLRIWARNNGKVLANYLNAYINIPQEYLAEKEDVKDGIANIFMENTIRDVVDSTYIPTMNGGYASPKYGPSRYDPILPTRCLHLKDIKLNEKFQNSDKVLEWIVYSDNAEPRNGTTKISDIEIFDK is encoded by the coding sequence ATGGATTTAGATAAAATTAATAGTTACATAGAAAATAAGATCGAGGAAAACCTAAATCTTGATTATAAAGCATCTGGCTCATTACAACGTAATGATAAAAAGACGAACGAAATTTCTAAAGATGTTTCTGCTTTTGCCAATTCTGACGGAGGAATAATAATCTACGGAATTAAAGAAGATAAAATCAATAGACATTTACCAGAATCAGTTGACCCAATAAACCGAAAAGAAATTACAAAAGAATGGCTTGAACAAATTATTCAAAGTAAAATTAGACCAAGAATTAACGGAATTAAAATTCATTCAGTTACTGTAAACGAACAATTAGACGAAGTAATTTATGTAGTTGAAATACCTAAAAGCAATACTGCTCATCAAGCAAACGACAGAAAATACTATAAGAGGTTCAATTTTAATTCAGAACCAATGTATGATTATGAAATAAAGGATATTTTAAATCGGACAAAATCACCAATTATTGACCTTGAATTAGAGATAACAAAAAGGACTTATGAAGTAACAAAACCGAATTATGGAATGCCTTCTTTTACAATCGGAGATAGAGGAATGTTTCAAAAAGCAGAACCAACTAAAGAATATAAAACGAATTACACATTAAGGATTTGGGCTAGAAACAATGGAAAAGTACTTGCAAATTATTTAAATGCTTATATTAATATCCCACAAGAATATTTGGCAGAAAAAGAAGATGTAAAAGATGGAATTGCAAACATATTTATGGAAAATACAATTCGAGATGTTGTGGATTCGACATATATTCCAACAATGAATGGAGGTTATGCTAGTCCTAAATATGGCCCTTCAAGATATGACCCAATTTTACCGACTAGATGTTTACATTTAAAAGACATAAAGCTAAATGAGAAATTTCAGAATTCCGACAAAGTTTTGGAATGGATAGTTTATTCAGATAACGCTGAACCTAGAAATGGGACTACAAAAATATCTGATATTGAAATATTTGATAAATAA
- a CDS encoding Spy/CpxP family protein refolding chaperone yields the protein MKKNAVLYILLFFLIGVNGFFLYNYIGKPDTEKESRPKNPMDFVIEQLEFDSEQMQKIELLNREHHHKMMRIRNDKKELKDALFNSISNSAIDENYVDSITTLIGEKEKMRDVATYYHFKKIQEICNDKQKEIFKEIINEALHKAGRREHGPPPHRREDGRFPPPPPL from the coding sequence ATGAAGAAAAATGCAGTTCTATATATTTTACTTTTCTTTTTGATTGGTGTCAATGGCTTTTTCTTGTATAATTATATAGGGAAACCTGATACGGAAAAAGAAAGCAGACCCAAAAACCCAATGGATTTTGTTATAGAACAATTGGAGTTTGACAGTGAACAAATGCAGAAAATAGAATTATTAAACAGAGAACATCACCATAAAATGATGAGAATCCGCAATGATAAAAAGGAATTGAAAGATGCTCTTTTTAATAGCATCTCCAATTCAGCTATCGACGAAAATTATGTTGATTCTATTACGACTTTAATAGGTGAAAAAGAAAAAATGAGAGATGTGGCGACCTATTACCATTTTAAAAAGATCCAAGAAATCTGTAATGACAAACAAAAGGAAATCTTTAAAGAAATAATTAATGAAGCCTTGCACAAAGCAGGAAGAAGAGAGCACGGACCACCACCTCACCGGAGAGAAGATGGTCGTTTCCCGCCACCGCCACCTCTGTAA
- a CDS encoding energy transducer TonB — protein MKLKTLLVIALIFSFLAKSQNLNDKNLMGEWKAVNVDIPNSDEVPQKEALKLIEDAFLGSKFNFKGNKVFRIKYGKLGDERMKELFFLDNQNWIIKNDQILIGTENDGFSSMHITFQENSGKTYFILPMIRLEMEKLSDDKPSETKVIESKSEKIKSVDYSKAELVTKEIDESQIVEFNEVENPPLAPDCKSKWDIEKRKECTNKFIQQHVMRKFNTDLAADVELTGKIKIMIEFVIDTNGKPININAAGGPEIMNQNAIEVIGLLPNLEPGTKEGKPINVSYKMPLNFIIAD, from the coding sequence ATGAAATTAAAAACACTATTAGTTATAGCATTAATATTTAGCTTTTTAGCAAAGTCACAAAATCTGAATGATAAAAATTTAATGGGAGAATGGAAAGCTGTTAATGTTGATATTCCAAATTCTGACGAAGTTCCGCAAAAAGAAGCTTTAAAATTAATTGAAGATGCTTTTTTAGGCTCAAAATTCAATTTTAAAGGAAATAAAGTTTTTAGGATTAAATATGGAAAATTAGGAGATGAAAGAATGAAAGAACTATTTTTTCTTGACAATCAAAATTGGATAATAAAAAATGATCAAATACTAATTGGAACAGAGAATGACGGATTTTCTTCTATGCATATTACATTTCAAGAAAACAGTGGTAAAACCTATTTTATTTTGCCTATGATTCGATTAGAAATGGAGAAATTGAGTGACGATAAACCTTCAGAGACTAAAGTTATTGAGTCAAAATCAGAAAAAATAAAAAGTGTTGATTACTCAAAAGCAGAATTAGTAACTAAAGAAATTGATGAATCTCAAATTGTAGAATTTAACGAAGTTGAAAATCCACCATTGGCACCTGACTGTAAATCAAAATGGGACATTGAAAAAAGGAAAGAGTGTACTAACAAGTTTATTCAGCAACACGTAATGAGGAAATTTAATACTGACCTCGCAGCTGATGTTGAACTTACAGGAAAAATAAAGATAATGATTGAGTTTGTAATTGACACAAACGGAAAACCAATAAATATCAATGCTGCTGGCGGTCCTGAAATTATGAACCAAAATGCAATTGAAGTTATTGGATTATTACCAAATTTGGAACCAGGAACAAAAGAAGGAAAACCTATCAATGTTTCTTATAAAATGCCCCTGAATTTCATAATTGCGGATTAA
- a CDS encoding RsmB/NOP family class I SAM-dependent RNA methyltransferase gives MRLHRNLCFSVIDGLTLIFNEGHYADKVIQQLLKRDKRWGARDRAFVAETTYDIVRWKRLYAEIAEVKEPFNRENLWRMFAVWATLKGIKLPDWKYFEDTPTRKIKGRFDELSKIRKFKESIPDWLDELGEKELGNTVWNKEITALNEQADVILRVNTLKTTKEKLQTELFDLDIETEYLQDYPNALKLKERANVFTTDAFKNGFFEVQDASSQLVAEFLNVQPGMRVVDACAGAGGKTLHIASLMENKGQIIAMDIYENKLHELKRRAKRNGAHNIEPRVIDSTKVIKKLYDKADRVLIDAPCSGLGVLRRNPDAKWKLQPDFIEKIKTTQQDILQQYAKMVKVGGQLVYATCSILPSENQEQVDKFLTSESGKNFTLVKDKKVLAHKSGFDGFYMALLERKV, from the coding sequence ATGCGATTACACAGAAATTTATGCTTTTCGGTTATAGACGGATTAACCTTAATTTTTAACGAAGGACATTATGCCGATAAAGTCATTCAACAACTATTAAAACGAGATAAACGATGGGGCGCTCGCGACCGTGCTTTTGTTGCCGAAACCACATACGATATTGTACGTTGGAAACGCCTTTATGCAGAAATTGCTGAAGTAAAAGAACCTTTTAATAGAGAGAATTTGTGGCGTATGTTTGCAGTTTGGGCAACTTTAAAAGGCATCAAATTACCCGATTGGAAATATTTTGAAGACACACCAACCCGAAAAATAAAAGGACGTTTTGATGAGCTTTCAAAAATCAGAAAGTTTAAGGAATCGATTCCAGATTGGTTAGACGAACTAGGTGAAAAAGAATTAGGAAACACTGTTTGGAACAAGGAAATTACCGCTTTAAATGAACAAGCCGATGTTATTTTAAGAGTAAATACCTTAAAAACCACCAAAGAAAAATTACAAACCGAGTTATTTGATTTAGATATTGAAACCGAGTATTTACAAGACTACCCAAATGCTTTAAAGCTTAAAGAGCGTGCTAATGTATTTACTACCGACGCTTTTAAAAATGGCTTTTTTGAAGTCCAAGATGCCTCGTCTCAATTAGTTGCCGAATTTTTAAATGTACAACCCGGTATGCGAGTGGTTGATGCTTGTGCTGGTGCTGGTGGAAAAACGTTGCATATTGCTTCCTTGATGGAAAACAAAGGGCAAATTATAGCTATGGACATTTATGAAAACAAACTTCATGAATTAAAAAGACGCGCAAAACGAAACGGCGCCCATAACATAGAACCACGAGTTATCGATTCAACAAAAGTCATTAAAAAACTATACGATAAAGCGGACCGTGTTTTAATTGACGCCCCTTGTTCTGGCTTAGGTGTGTTGCGCAGAAACCCAGATGCTAAATGGAAATTACAACCAGACTTTATCGAAAAAATAAAAACAACCCAACAAGACATTTTACAGCAGTATGCTAAAATGGTAAAAGTTGGCGGACAATTGGTTTACGCAACATGTTCTATTTTACCATCAGAAAACCAGGAACAAGTTGACAAATTCTTAACATCAGAATCCGGTAAAAATTTCACGCTTGTAAAAGACAAAAAAGTATTAGCCCACAAATCGGGGTTTGATGGATTTTATATGGCTTTGTTGGAGCGGAAGGTTTAG
- the purL gene encoding phosphoribosylformylglycinamidine synthase yields MIHFFGNVTSKVFAVQTTKELSTETIAKLTWLFGNQPKIEQASLDAFFVGPRAAMITPWSTNAVEITQNMGISDIIRIEEFQAVSEDFKGFDPMISEKFNGLNQESFTINIKPEPILDIEDIAAYNQKEGLSLSDEEVDYLKGVAKKMGRPLTDSEVFGFSQVNSEHCRHKIFNGTFVIDGVEKPTSLFKLIRKTSETHPNSIVSAYKDNVAFVEGPKVEQFAPKTADKPDFYQTKAFESVISLKAETHNFPTTVEPFNGAATGSGGEIRDRLAGGKGSLPLAGTAVYMTSYSRLEQNRPWEKAFSERKWLYQTPMDILIKASNGASDFGNKFGQPLICGSVLTFEHDEHLDKLNVTARKLGFDKVIMQAGGIGYGKKDQALKDKPQAGDKIVILGGENYRIGMGGAAVSSADTGEFASGIELNAVQRSNPEMQKRAANAIRGMVESDENFIVSIHDHGAGGHLNCLSELVEDTGGKIDLDALPVGDPTLSDKEIIGNESQERMGLVIDKDHIDILQRIADRERSPMYTVGDVTGDNRFTFESKTNGHKPMDLAMEDMFGSSPKTIMTDKTVERNYANISYDATKFHEYLEQVLQLEAVACKDWLTNKVDRCVGGKVAKQQCAGPLQLPLNNVGVMSLDYKGKEGIATSIGHSPISGLINPIAGSRNAITEALTNIIWAPLKDDLTSVSLSANWMWPCKNEGEDARLYEAVQAVSEFAIDLGINVPTGKDSLSMKQKYPDGDVLSPGTVIISAAGNCNDIANVIEPVFQKNAGNIYYINISQDHFKLGGSSFAQVLNKIGNDTPTVKSATYVKTVFNTIQKLIKDKQIVAGHDVASGGLITTLLELCFADNNLGAELDLSALAEKDSIKVLFSENSGIVIQAKDASIETVLSKAQIDFYNIGKVTSSDVLSITNNNDVFTLNISRLRDTWYKTSFLLDQKQTAEGLAKDRFDNYKNQPLQYTFPSHFTGLTPSPSPKERGARPKAAILREKGSNSEREMANAMYLAGFDVKDVHMTDLISGRETLEDIQFLGTVGGFSNSDVLGSAKGWAGAIKYNEKANKVIQDFFKREDTLSVGICNGCQLWMELELINPEHEVHGKLLHNDSHKHESAFTSVKIQKNNSVMLSTLEGATLGVWISHGEGKFSLPLTEDNYNIVAKYGYSEYPHNPNGSDFNTAMMCDKTGRHLVTMPHIERSTFQWNWAYYPENRNDAVSPWLEAFVNARLWLEKK; encoded by the coding sequence ATGATTCATTTCTTTGGAAACGTAACCAGCAAGGTATTTGCTGTCCAAACAACAAAAGAATTATCAACCGAAACCATCGCTAAATTAACGTGGTTATTTGGCAACCAACCAAAGATAGAACAAGCATCGCTCGATGCTTTTTTTGTTGGTCCACGTGCAGCTATGATAACACCTTGGAGCACAAATGCTGTTGAAATTACCCAAAATATGGGCATTTCCGATATTATAAGAATTGAAGAATTCCAAGCAGTTTCTGAAGATTTTAAAGGTTTCGACCCGATGATTTCTGAAAAATTCAATGGATTAAACCAAGAATCATTTACTATAAATATCAAGCCTGAACCTATTCTCGATATTGAAGATATTGCAGCTTACAACCAAAAAGAGGGTTTGTCTTTAAGTGATGAAGAAGTTGACTATTTAAAAGGAGTTGCAAAAAAAATGGGGCGTCCGCTAACAGATTCCGAAGTTTTTGGGTTTTCTCAAGTGAATTCAGAACATTGCCGTCATAAAATTTTCAACGGTACTTTTGTGATTGATGGTGTTGAAAAACCAACATCACTTTTCAAATTAATTAGAAAAACATCTGAAACACATCCCAACAGTATTGTTTCGGCTTATAAAGATAATGTGGCTTTTGTTGAAGGTCCCAAAGTGGAACAATTTGCACCAAAAACTGCAGACAAACCAGATTTTTACCAAACAAAAGCATTCGAATCCGTTATTTCATTAAAAGCAGAAACCCACAACTTCCCTACCACCGTAGAACCATTTAATGGTGCTGCAACAGGTTCGGGTGGTGAAATTCGCGATAGACTTGCCGGAGGAAAAGGTTCATTACCATTAGCAGGTACAGCGGTTTACATGACATCCTATTCTCGATTAGAACAAAACAGACCTTGGGAAAAGGCTTTTTCAGAGCGCAAATGGTTATACCAAACGCCCATGGATATTTTAATAAAAGCATCCAATGGTGCATCCGACTTTGGAAACAAGTTCGGGCAGCCGCTTATTTGTGGTTCGGTGTTAACCTTTGAACACGATGAACATTTGGACAAGCTTAATGTGACAGCAAGAAAATTAGGTTTCGATAAAGTCATCATGCAAGCTGGTGGTATCGGCTATGGAAAAAAAGATCAGGCTTTAAAAGATAAGCCACAAGCCGGTGATAAAATTGTTATTCTTGGTGGCGAAAACTACCGAATTGGCATGGGTGGAGCTGCCGTATCTAGTGCCGATACTGGTGAATTTGCATCTGGCATCGAATTAAACGCCGTGCAACGTTCCAATCCCGAAATGCAAAAACGTGCTGCCAATGCCATTCGTGGCATGGTGGAAAGTGATGAAAATTTTATCGTTTCTATTCATGATCATGGTGCTGGAGGCCATTTAAATTGTTTAAGCGAATTAGTAGAAGATACTGGCGGAAAAATAGATTTAGACGCCTTACCGGTTGGTGATCCAACGCTTTCCGATAAAGAAATTATTGGTAACGAATCACAAGAACGTATGGGCTTGGTGATTGACAAAGACCATATCGATATCCTTCAACGTATTGCTGATAGAGAACGCTCCCCGATGTATACTGTAGGTGATGTTACAGGCGACAATCGTTTTACATTTGAATCTAAAACCAATGGCCACAAACCAATGGATTTAGCTATGGAAGACATGTTTGGTAGTTCACCAAAAACCATCATGACCGATAAGACCGTTGAAAGAAACTATGCTAATATTAGTTATGACGCCACTAAGTTTCATGAGTATTTAGAACAAGTTTTGCAATTGGAAGCCGTGGCGTGTAAAGACTGGTTAACAAACAAAGTGGATCGTTGCGTTGGCGGAAAAGTAGCGAAACAACAATGCGCTGGCCCTTTACAACTGCCTTTAAACAATGTTGGCGTGATGTCGTTGGATTATAAAGGAAAAGAAGGCATTGCAACCTCTATTGGGCACTCCCCTATTTCTGGATTAATTAATCCCATCGCAGGAAGCAGAAATGCTATCACCGAAGCCTTAACCAATATTATTTGGGCACCGTTAAAAGATGATTTAACATCGGTTTCCTTATCGGCAAACTGGATGTGGCCTTGTAAAAATGAAGGTGAAGATGCGCGTTTGTATGAAGCTGTTCAAGCGGTTTCAGAATTTGCGATTGATTTAGGCATTAATGTGCCTACAGGGAAAGATTCCTTATCAATGAAGCAAAAATATCCTGATGGCGATGTACTTTCCCCTGGAACGGTTATTATTTCCGCAGCAGGAAACTGTAATGATATTGCCAATGTCATTGAGCCTGTTTTCCAGAAAAATGCAGGTAATATTTACTACATCAATATATCACAGGATCATTTCAAATTAGGCGGAAGTTCATTTGCGCAAGTATTGAATAAAATTGGAAACGATACACCAACGGTAAAAAGTGCCACTTACGTAAAAACCGTTTTCAACACCATTCAAAAATTAATAAAAGACAAACAAATAGTTGCAGGACACGATGTTGCTTCCGGCGGTTTAATTACCACATTGTTAGAACTGTGTTTTGCTGATAATAATTTAGGTGCTGAATTAGATCTTTCTGCTTTAGCTGAAAAAGACTCCATAAAAGTGTTATTTTCTGAAAATTCCGGTATTGTGATCCAAGCAAAAGATGCTTCAATTGAAACCGTATTAAGTAAAGCGCAAATTGATTTTTATAACATTGGAAAAGTAACTAGCAGTGATGTTTTGAGCATCACCAACAACAACGACGTTTTCACTTTAAACATATCTCGTTTACGCGATACTTGGTACAAAACCTCGTTTTTATTAGACCAAAAACAAACGGCTGAAGGTTTAGCAAAAGACCGATTTGATAATTACAAAAACCAACCCCTTCAATATACATTCCCAAGTCACTTTACGGGCCTCACCCCCAGCCCCTCTCCAAAGGAAAGGGGTGCGAGACCCAAAGCAGCTATTTTACGGGAAAAAGGCAGTAACTCCGAACGTGAAATGGCAAATGCGATGTATTTAGCAGGTTTTGATGTGAAGGACGTACATATGACCGATTTAATATCAGGTCGTGAAACTTTGGAAGATATTCAGTTTTTAGGTACTGTTGGAGGCTTTTCAAATTCCGATGTTTTAGGCTCTGCAAAAGGTTGGGCAGGCGCTATTAAATATAACGAAAAGGCCAATAAAGTGATTCAGGATTTCTTTAAAAGAGAAGATACACTATCGGTAGGTATTTGTAATGGCTGCCAATTATGGATGGAATTGGAACTTATCAATCCAGAACACGAAGTTCACGGAAAACTGCTTCATAACGATTCGCATAAACATGAAAGCGCTTTTACTTCCGTTAAGATCCAAAAGAACAATTCGGTCATGCTTTCAACATTAGAAGGTGCCACCTTAGGGGTTTGGATTTCACATGGCGAAGGCAAATTTAGCTTGCCTTTAACAGAAGACAATTATAATATTGTTGCTAAATATGGTTATAGTGAATATCCACACAATCCCAATGGTTCCGATTTTAACACCGCTATGATGTGCGATAAAACAGGGCGCCATTTAGTAACCATGCCACACATTGAACGTTCTACATTCCAATGGAATTGGGCATATTATCCTGAAAACAGAAATGACGCCGTGTCACCATGGTTGGAAGCATTTGTGAATGCCCGACTTTGGTTAGAAAAAAAATAA
- a CDS encoding RNA polymerase sigma factor, translating into MEEKRFIKELKNGEQPAYSKLIDDFQQKVFSTCISFVPNKEDAEDIAQEVFVEVFNSIKKFKGDSKLSTWIYRIATNKCLEFIRKRNAKKRFAFLQSLFGNDIPLDKTPYFTEMNHPGIILENKEKSETLFRAINQLPEAQKVVFTLNKVEGMSYKDISEITNKSVPSIESLLFRAKKNLQQLLENFYKEDN; encoded by the coding sequence TTGGAAGAGAAAAGATTTATTAAGGAACTTAAAAATGGAGAGCAGCCTGCTTATAGCAAGTTGATTGACGATTTTCAGCAAAAGGTATTTAGTACGTGTATCTCGTTTGTGCCCAATAAAGAGGACGCCGAAGATATTGCGCAAGAGGTTTTTGTTGAGGTATTCAATTCCATTAAAAAGTTTAAAGGCGATTCTAAACTGTCGACTTGGATATACAGAATCGCCACTAATAAATGTTTGGAGTTTATAAGAAAGAGAAATGCTAAAAAGCGATTTGCATTTTTGCAATCGTTATTTGGAAATGACATTCCTTTAGATAAGACGCCATATTTCACGGAAATGAACCATCCAGGAATTATTTTGGAAAATAAAGAGAAAAGTGAAACCCTTTTTAGGGCGATCAATCAATTGCCCGAAGCTCAAAAAGTAGTTTTTACTTTGAATAAAGTTGAAGGGATGAGCTATAAGGACATCAGTGAGATAACCAATAAAAGCGTACCTTCAATTGAATCATTATTATTTCGCGCTAAAAAGAATTTACAACAATTATTGGAAAATTTTTATAAAGAAGACAACTAA